AGGCGCTCATGCTCCAGCTCGAGGAGATCGTCGCCGAGGGGCACCGGGTGATCATCTTCAGCCAGTTCACCTCGTTCCTGACCCGGGTGGGGGACCGACTGGCCGACCGCGGCGTGGACTTCGCCTACCTGGACGGCTCCACGCGGAACCGCTCGGAGGTCATCGAGCGGTTCAAGCAGGGCAGCGCCCCGGCGTTCCTCATCAGCCTCAAGGCCGGCGGCTTCGGCCTGACCCTGACCGAGGCGGACTACGTGTTCCTGCTGGACCCGTGGTGGAACCCCGCCACGGAGGCCCAGGCCGTGGACCGCGCCCACCGGATCGGCCAGGAGCGCACCGTGATGGTCTACCGGATGGTCGCCGAGCGCACGATCGAGGACAAGGTGCTGGCCCTGCAGCAGCGCAAGGCGGCCCTGTTCTCCTCGCTCACCGACGGGGACACGGCCTTCGCCAGCACCATCACCGCCGACGACGTCCGGGAGCTGTTCGCCCCGGACCGGGACTGAGCCTCCCGGCGGGTGGGGGCCCGCCCGTCAGGGCCGGCGGGAGGGCTGGGGCAGGCCGACGTGCCGGACGCCCACGCCCCGGCGGTACAGCCGGTGCGCCGGGACGGGGACCACGGTGCGGCCCGGATAGGCGGCCTCGAGCAGCTGGTGGGCGCCCTCGTCGTGCGGGTCGTCGAAGGACGGGACCACCACGGCGCCGTTGACGGGCAGGACGTTGACGTAGGACCACGAGACCTGCGCCCGCGCGTCCGCCTCGGCCAGCGGGGCGACGACGGCCGCCACGTTGAGCGTGCGGCCGCGGGCGTCCGTGGCGCCCTGGAGGATCTCGAGGGCGCGCGCCGAGACCTCGTGGTCCGGGTGGGACGGGTTTTCCTGCCAGTGCAGCAGCACCACGGTGGGGGAGGCGAAGGCGACCAGCTGGTCCACCTGCCCGCCGAGCCCGCGCGGGCCGGCGTCGTGGGTCAGGCCGCCGGGCAGCCAGATCACCTTGCGGACGTCCGTGTACCGGGCGAACTCCGCCTCCACGTGGGCCCGCGTCCAGCCCGGGTTGCGCGCCGGGTCCAGCAGCACGGCCTCCGAGGCGATCACGGTCCCCTCGCCGTCGGTGACGTAGGCCCCGCCCTCGTTGACGAGCAGCGAGAGCTGGCGGCGCGCCCCCGTGAGCTCGGCGATCGTCCCGCCGGCCACGTCGTCGAGCCGGTACTCGATGCCGGGACGGCGGCCGAAGCCGTTGAAGGCCCAGTCGACCATCCCGAGGCGGTGCTGGCCCGTCTCCCGGTCCACCCCGCCCACGGTGAACGCCGGCCCGGACAGCCGCAGGAAGGGGTTGTCCATGGCCAGTGGCACCACCGGGACCAGGGGGTCCACGTAGGTGTGCACGACCTGCCGGTCCGCGGGGTCCACCAGCAGGGTGACCGGCTCGTGGTCCATGACCGCGTGCGCCACCCGCGCCCAGGCCCGGCGTGCACCCGAGAGCTCCCAGGAGTTGGCGCCCATCCGGTGGTAGTCGCGCGGGAACGCCATCCACAGGCGCTCCTGCCGCTCGGTGTCCGCCGGCAGGTGCCACGTGGTCTCCCCGCCCGCCGGCCCGGGGAAGTCCTCGACGTCCGCCTCGCCCAACGACGCCGACTGCTCGCGCATGGCTCCCTCTCCTCCGGTGCTCCACGGGGTCCCTCGCTCCGGCACGCGCGGCGTGGC
This genomic window from Citricoccus sp. SGAir0253 contains:
- a CDS encoding agmatine/peptidylarginine deiminase translates to MREQSASLGEADVEDFPGPAGGETTWHLPADTERQERLWMAFPRDYHRMGANSWELSGARRAWARVAHAVMDHEPVTLLVDPADRQVVHTYVDPLVPVVPLAMDNPFLRLSGPAFTVGGVDRETGQHRLGMVDWAFNGFGRRPGIEYRLDDVAGGTIAELTGARRQLSLLVNEGGAYVTDGEGTVIASEAVLLDPARNPGWTRAHVEAEFARYTDVRKVIWLPGGLTHDAGPRGLGGQVDQLVAFASPTVVLLHWQENPSHPDHEVSARALEILQGATDARGRTLNVAAVVAPLAEADARAQVSWSYVNVLPVNGAVVVPSFDDPHDEGAHQLLEAAYPGRTVVPVPAHRLYRRGVGVRHVGLPQPSRRP